GCCCCATGCTCCCTGACTGAACTGGCAGATCTGTCTCTTCTTGGATGTCCACTCCTCACACTGCCCTGTCCTGGCCTCCCCACATCCTCTAGGTCTCTTCGAACTCCACCAGCAGAGTATTCACAGCCCTGGTCTTGTGTGACAAGCCCGTGTCTGAGGAACCACGGGAGAGGGGGCCAGCCTCCCCAGATGTGCCCTACCCAGACAACCTCATGGGATTCAAGCTGTTCCTGCCTGAAGGTGAGAGTGGACGGATGCCCGGGCTTTTGCCAACAGCACGGCTGAGGTGCCCGGTCTGAACCTGCTCTCCCTTCTTCTCAGGGCCCTGTGACCACACTGTGGCCAAGCTCCAGCCAGGAGACGTGGGCGCCATCACCACCAAGGTGCTCCGGCTGAATGGGGACAAGATCTTGGAGGACTTCAGCAAGCGGCAGCAACCAAAATTCAAGTCAGAGATGCTGCGGCAGGACTACATAAGGCGGGGTGGCAAGGTGAGGTCGGCGAGGCTTCCCCAGGCTGAGAGGGGCTCTGCAGGAAGAAAAGCCCCTGCCCCAGGTCTAAGACCAGCTCCATTCTCAGGAAGGATCCGCCCTCTGCGGCCGTGACCACTGCTGTCCAGGAACTGCTACGACTGGCTCAGGCGCACCCCACAGGACCCCCCACCCTCGACCCTGTCAATGACCTGCAACTCAAGGATGTGTCTGTGGTCGAGGGGGGACTCCGGGCCCGGAAGCTGGAGGAGCTGATCCGGGGGgctcagtgtgtgcacagtccccGTTTCCTGCCCAGGTTGGTCCCTGGATGTGAGCTTCCCAGCTGGAAGGGACGGCTTTCCCTCTCATCCCCTGCAGACTGGCTGCCCCCGTCCCAGTCCTGGTCCTCAGCTCCCCTGCTGAGGTCAGGGAGGAGCCTCACAAGCCCTTGCCCTTGGCTCCTTGCAGTACCTGAAGCTGCGGGAGCGGATGCAGATCCAGAAGGAGATGGAGCGGCTGCGCTTCCTGCTGTCGGACCAGTCGCTGCTGCTGCTCCCGGAGTACCACCAGCGAGTAGAGGTGGGGGCCGGGGCTGGGCTGGTGGGCTGGCGGGGAAGCCGTCTGCCGGCTCCCAACACCCGCCATCCTTGCAGATGGTCCGAACCCTGGGGTACGTGGATGAGGCAGGCACAGTGAAGCTGGCCGGGCAGGTGGCTTGTGCCATGAGCAGCCACGAGCTGCTCCTCACCGAGGCCAGTACCGGGAGCTACTCCTTTCAGAGCTCCTGGGCCGGCGGGCACCTGCCTCGGTGCAACTCGGCCTTGCCTACCACGTACATGACCTCACTGGGGCCCAGCTGGTGGACTGGTGAGTCTTGCGCCCCAGCCTCTGGAAGATGACAGAGCAATGACCTCAGGTTGGATTTCCTCCCTCCTTGTGCTTCCCTCATTAGCAAAGCCCAGCCCCTCTCCTGTCTTCTGGAACCTGGGAACATATCCAGCCAAGTTCTGAGTTCTCTGGAACTCAGGAACCCAGCTCCAGCCTTGTCTTTCTCTTGCACAGTGTCTCCACCACTTCTGGAACCCTCCTCCGCCTGCCAGAGACCTGAAGACTCTCTTCATCATTGCACACCTCCCCAGGGTGGGGATTGAGGGGCCCAGGAGGGCTGCCTGCCCTGGATCAGGCAGGGTCACCTTGGGAAGGCTCAGGAGCCAGGATGAGTGCTGGGCTTGCTGCTGTGCCGAAGGTCAGATGTGACTGCCGCTGTTGACCTGGGCTGCGTCCCAGTGGAGGGGTTTGGGCTGTGCTTCTCTGCCCTTTCATGGAAGTGGAGCCAGAAACCTTGCCAAGGCCATGGCTGCTGTCTTTCATGCAGCAAGGTGCTGCCACTATTCTGTCTGGGATGGGAAGGAGGGACCTCAGGAAGCTGTGGAGGTTGGACAGAGTTCTCCATATTTTGGTTGAAATTGACGAATAAAGTTCTTCTGCCTGTGATGTTTTCTGGAGTCTTTTGTTTCATGAGACAAGTGAGTTCAGGCACCTCGTTTAAGGGCAGAGGTAAAGCCAAAGTGGCACCTGAGCTTTACCTTGTTGGAGAGGAACAAGGAGCACTGAGGTCAATTTCCCTGTGGGACGATGAGGATGTGTCTAATTTCCTAAATGATAAAATTTCTGTTAGAGCCTGCAAAAAGCAAAAAGCTAGTGTAGTTCAGGTTTTGCGGGAGTTATTGTAAGagacaggtttcccaggtggctgagtggtaaagaatctaactgccagttcaggagactgggttagaaaggaaatggcaacccactccggtattcttcccgggaaaattccatagacagaggagcctagttggcTACAGTCCCCggtgtcacaaaaagttggacatgactgaaacaaccaAGCCTGTGTGCATGGACAGTAAGAGACAGGTTTCTTAGTATCTTGTTTTGTGGGACCAAGAAAGGAGCCATGTGTCTGAACCATTTGCTGAGCCACGTGGGGCCCTGCTgggcagatgtgtgtgtgtgcacgctatATGCACAGGCACACAGACCCAGGCAGCAGTGCTGGTGCCCGGGGCATTGGGATGAGAGGGTTAACAGGGAAGGACTCAGTTGAGTCCATGATTCCCTCAAGAGACCCAGGTGTCCGGGGTGCCCCCTCCCAGTTCTGGGTCTGGGGCCAGTTGCAGTTCTTGGTTGTCACGTGGTTTCCCGGCTTATCTGGGCCAGGGGAGGAGCAAGGCTCTGAGTCAAAACTCTGCTCCAAGCCCTGGGTTAACCAGAAAGGAGCAGGCGGGTCTGAACTCCTCAGGTCCTCCAGCCATGAGGCTCCTCTGGGGGCTGATCTGGGCATCTTGCTTCTTCGCCTTGTCTCTGCAGAAGCCCAGGTCCTGGAGGCAGGATACGGAGAGCTTGAACAGGGCCAGGGCTGGTGAGGGGAGAGTGGGCTCAGAGGGTCTTGATTTGGGGGGAAGGCTGGAGGCTGGCTGTTGACTCGCACCTGTTCTTCCCAGGTTGCTCCTGTTTTCTCCTTCTGTGGTTCGCATAGGGGTCCCCCGTCTATGGCCGTGAAACTCCAGGATGCTCCTTCAGGACAGATGGTGAGAGGATCCGTGTTCCTGAGGAACCCATCCCATGTTAATGAGCTCTGCTCCCCGAAGGTGGATTTCAGCCTCAGCTCAGACAGAGACTTCATACTCCTCAACGTCCCGGTACAGGCCTACTCCCTCCCGGTGCCACCCAGCGCCCCACCTCCTGTTCTCCTCTGTCTTCTTGGAAACATCTTTGTCTTCTCATCCCcctgctcccttcctcccctcccagccctgtgTTCCTCTGTGTTTCAGTCTGTCTTTTCCCTTCTGCTCtctcacccactccctctccctctcttccagATCCCCCAGGAACAGGCCAGGGTCTGTCGCCTCCATCTGCTCCGCAGAGCCCCCGAGGTGCAGCTGATGGTGCAGTCCTCATGGCTAAGGGACTCTCTGTCCAAACAGACAGACATGCAGGGTGTCAACCTGTTGTTCTCCTCTCGCCGGGGGCACCTCTTTCTGCAGACGGACCAGCCCGTTTATAACCCTGGCCAGCCGGGTGAGTTGGCGCCAGGGCCTCCACCTTTCATGCCTTCCCAGCCACTTGAGTGAGATAACCTGAAGCCCCTCACAGGAAGGCTGCTTTGCAAACATTTGTTCTCCTTCCCTTCGCTTTCTGGGAGGGGGTCTGGGGTCCAGGGCCCATCCTCCCATGGCTCCTGCTCACCTCCTCATCCTCCATTTCCAGTTCGCTACCGAGTCTTTGCTCTGGATCAGAAGATGCGCCCGGCCACTGACATCCCCATGGTCATGGTGGAGGTGAGCCGCCGCCCTCTGACCTTCCTATGGGCCTGGGCTGCTGAACTGGCCTCTGATCGTGACCACTTTACTCCCATTGCAGAACTCTCAAGGCTTCCACGTGTAGAAAAGGGAAGTGTTTGCTCCCTCCTCCATCTTTCAGGACAACTTTGTGATCCTAGACATATCAGAGTGAGCATCTCCTCCCTGGGACATGCCAAAACCTCCCCCGAGCTGTCCACCTACAGCACATGGTCCGATACTGAGCTTCCTCAGCCCCTGGTTCACCCTCCAGTCTCCTCCTAGGGAGTTTGGTGACTGGCTGTCCGCAGACCTCTCACAATAGTGAGCTGAGCCTCTCCTTTGTCTATCCTGAGGCCAGCGATGTGAAAAATCTCAGCCCGATTCTCAGACAGCCTGGATTCCAATAGCAGCACCCAGTAAGGTGAAGAAATATGGTGAGAGCTAGAGACGGGAGGGACAAGCGCTCCTTGTCTGCAAGGAGGAAGGGGTGGAGCAGAGGTGGGGGGTGCAGGGCCAGGGAAGAGAGACGCGGCTGCCACAACCCCGAGGGGAGGGAAATATTTTAAGGGTCCTTTCACGAGAGTCTGATCTGCCCTCCCTTTGCCTTGGGTCAGTTCTCCCCAACTTTGAGGTGAAGATCATTCCTGAAAACCCCTACATCCTGACAACACCTGGCTTTCTTAGTGACATCCAAGTGATCATCCAGGCCAGGTAACTCCCCCTCGCACATGGTCCCTCAGACTGGGCCTGATCCCAGGATGCCCCATGCAGCATGAATGTGCTGTGGAACCCCACTTCCCTCCCTTGCCCCAGGCCTCAGCCCCTCATCCGAATCTCTCCTCCGTGGCAGGTACATCTACGGGAAGCCAGTGCAGGGGGTGGCATACGTGCGCTTTGGGCTCCTGGGTGAGGACGGTGAAAAGACTTTCCTGCGGGGCCTGGAGAGTCAGACCAAGGTAGGAAGGAGGGTTGAGGTGCGTGAGGTGGGTGAGGAGAGTGAGGTGGCGTGAGGAGGTGAGGTGGGAGACTCgagtctcattctctgtcctgtCTTCTTTGCCCCAGCTGGTGGATGGCCAGTGCCAAATTTCCCTGCAAAAGGCTGAGTTTCAGGGTGTGCTGGAGAAGCTTAATATTAGCACTGATGACCTCCCAGGGCTGCGCCTGTTATGTTGCAGCAGCCGTTATTGAGTCTCCAGGTGAGTGGTTTCCCCTGATTATAACCCTGGACCCTCACCTCTGACCTCTGAGCTGACCCTCTGTTCTCTAGCACCAACATCACCTTGCTTACCTTCAACTGGGACACAAAGTCAGGAAAGATGCAGAAGATCGTCTCTCTACAACTGCATTTCTGGGCTTTTTCTGGGAAAGGGCGAACTTCCACcatctccatattgtttttttcacccatccatccacccatccatccaatcctcatctatccatccatcaccctaccatccacctatccatccattcattcattcacccatcctgccatccacccatcatctGCCTATCCAGCTATTCATTCACTCATACATTTATTATCCACCTATCAATCTGGCCATCCACCCTGCCAAACATCTATCCATCACACAAACATCTATggatccacccatccatccatctatttgACAAACTATTTTTCCATCCACTTATGTCTctatccaaccatccatccatccatcccttctCTGTTGACCTCAAAACACATAGAGATGAACAGACGGCAGTTTGTGCCCTGAAAAGTTCAGCCTTGGTGGAGGGAAACACTAGAGCaccccttccccgcccccagccctccttttcctctcttcccagGTTTCTGCGTCCACCTCTCTCCATCCTGTATCTTGCAGGAGGAGAGATGGAGGAGGCAGAGCTCACGTCCTGGCGTTTCGTGTCATCTCCCTTCTCCCTGGATCTAAGCAAAACCAAGCAGCAGCTTATACCTGGGGTCCCCTTCCTGCTGCAGGTTTCTTCTGGAAGGGGGAGGATGAGCAGTGGGCGCCGGAGGTGGTGGGCAGGACGGGGCCGCGTCTCACTGACTGCActcttccctctgcccctccctcaTCTCCCTAGGCCCTGGTCCGTGACATGTCAggctccccagcctctggcattCCCGTCAAAGTGTCTGCCAAGTTGTTTTCTGGATCGACTTCTAAAAACCGGGACTTTGAACAGAACACAGATGGGAGCGGCCAAGTCATCGTCTCCATTGGTGTTCCTCGGACCATCTCAGAAGTGCAGCTCTCGGTAGGACCCCACCCTCATGGGAGTGGGGGAGCTAGGAGAGAACGTTCCCAGGGTGGCAGGTAGAGGGGGGGAAGCTGGGTGCCTGTGCCCTTTCCATTGATCCTGCGACCTCTGCCCTCTCTCCAGGTGTCTGCAAGCTCCCCCTACCCTGCGGTAGGCAGTCTCACTGTGAAAGCGCTGGTGTCCAGAAGCTCTGGATTTTTGTCCATTGAGTGGCAGAATCCGCGACCTCTTAAAGTCGGAGAGACCCTTAACCTAAACCTGCCAGCCGTGGGCATCAGTGGGAGCTTCTCCTACTTCTACTACATGGTGCGCATGAGGGGCCACAGGGGGGACAGGGTGGGAGGGTCTCAAGAGGAAGGAGCCCTCAGGGTGGGTGGAGGCCTCAGGGCATGGGATGGGCAGTGAGAAGCACCCTGCTCTCCTCCAGATTGTGTCCCGGGACCAGATCGTGTCTGTACATcgagagcccaggagccacctGACCTCCATCTCCATGTTTGTGGACCATCACCTGGTGCCCTCCTTCCACCTCGTGGCCTTCTACTATCACGGGGGCGTCCCGGTGGCCAACTCCCTGCGAGTGGACGTCCAGGCTGGAGGCTGTGAGGGGAAGGTAACTGGCATCGGAagagatggggtgtgtgtgtgtgctgggaggATTAAGAGAGAAGACTGCGTGACTGCAAACGGGGTGATTTAGTTTGGGGTGCACTGAGGATGCACAAGACTGAACGAGTTCTCCCCACCCCGACTGCCCCCCACCTGCCACCTCTGCCAGCTGGAGCTGAACGTGGACAGTTCCAAGGCGTATCGTCCTGGGGACACTGTGAAACTCAACCTGAAAACAGAGTCTCGAGCCCTGGTGGCCCTGGGAGCTGTGGACACGGCTCTGTATGCTGTGGGTGGCAAGTCCCACAAACCCCTCGACATGGTCAAGGTTGGTCAGGTCCTCTCTCTgatcctcccttccctcccaggTTCATCCTCCTGCTGCCCGACCCCAGGCAGGCACTAGAACTCACTCAGCTGGACTGCTGCCACTCCTCCCTTGAGCCTTGGCCCCGGTGGCCTCTGTTTccactctctgtgtctctctcgtACTTGTGTGGACCCTGCCCTCTAACCTACAGCTGAGTATGCGATCGTGGCCACAGCCACTCTTGTCTCTGCAGCATCTCTGCCTTTTCTGGCCAGGTCTTCGAAGCTATGAACAGCTATGACCTTGGCTGTGGTCCCGGCGGTGGAGACACTGCCCCTCAAGTGTTCAAAGCAGCTGGTCTGGCCTTTTCTGATGGAGACCATCGGACTGAAATCAGAAAGAGTGAggacagaggaggaaggggagtggGTGGTGGGAGGATAAGGAGGAAGGAGGGGCCTGAAGGGGAAAGACAGGAAGAggaggggtgggaagggctgggctgggaggggagactcagaggggagggggaggcccTGCACCCTCCTGCTGACTGCAGTCCTGCTCTCTACTAGGTCTGAGCTGTCCCAAGGAGTCAAAGTctaggaaaaagagaaatgtgaACTTCCAAAAGGCGATTCATGAGAAGCGTGAGTTGAGGGTGCCCATGTAattctctagggcttccctggtggctcagatggtaaagaatctgcctgcaatgcacgagacgcagggttgatccgtgggttggaaaaatcccctgaagaagggaatggctaccagctccagtattcttgcctggagaattccatggacagaggagcctggtgggctacagtctatgggtctcagagttggacacacctgagcaactaaGGCATATGCAGTTCTCCACGTGGGCCCGAGGCTCGGGATGCAGGTCTGCCTGTTGGGTCCTCTGCTCCCGATTGAGCCCGTGCTTGGCGTCCGGGCTAGTAATCCTGACACCACAGTTCTGAGGTGAAAGGGAGTGGGGGAAGTGCTCTGCTTTGACCATCCTCAAGTTCCTGGTCTCTCGGGGTGAGTCCTGGTGCATCTAGAGGTCGGCCGGGGATGAGGCGTGCCTCAGGCTCACCCTCACCTGGTCCTGCAGTGGGCCAGTACACTTCCCCCGTCGCCAAGCGCTGCTGCCAGGACGGGCTGACGCGGCTGCCCATGGCGCGCACCTGTGAGCAGTGGGCGGCCCGGGTGCAGCAGCCGGCCTGCTGCGAGCACTTCCTGTCCTGCTGCCAGTTTGCCGAGAGCCTGCGCAAGAAGGCCCGGACCAGGGGCCAGGTGGGCCTGGCCCGAGGTGAGGGGCTGGGTGTGGCCGGGGCACTGGCCGGGGCCCCTGGAGGGTCAGGACGGCCCCCTCCTCACCACCCTCCACCGTGTGCCCCCGAAGCCATGGAGCTCCTGCAGGAGGAGGACCTGATCGAAGAGGATGACATCCCCGTGCGCAGCTTCTTCCCCGAGAACTGGCTTTGGAAAGTGGAAGAAGTGGACCGCTTCTCCCAGTGAGGGCGCGCGTGGGGCCTGGCCTTGTCTCTGGGCTGTGTCGGGGTCCTGCCCAGCGTGGGACCCAGCTTCTCACCTTTCCCACTGCAGATTGCGACTGCTGCTCCTGGACTCTCTGACCATGTGGGAGATCCACGGCGTGAGCCTGTCCAAAACCACAGGTGCCGTCACCCTGCTGGGGCCCTGGGCCTCCCTTTTCCAGGCTCCCTGGTCGAGGCTCCCTGCTTGGTCCTTAGCTCTTGGTACAGGAAGGAAGGGCAGAGACCTGGAGATGTCTGCATGCCGAGCATGGGGACTGAAGCCAGAGAGCAATGGCAGGCAGGGGATGGGTGGGAAGTGGGGGGACCAGGGGCAGGCCCTGCCCCTCACTGCTGGGGTCCCCTGGGTGTGATGCCTCCAGGCCTTTCAATTGTGCCCACTCTATATCAGGCTTGTGTGTGGCCACCCCGGCCCGACTCCGAGTGTTCCATGAATTCCACATGCACCTCCGCCTGCCGGTCTCTGTCCGCCGCTTTGAGCAGCTCGAGCTGCGGCCTGTCCTCTACAACTACCTGGATAGCGATCTGACCGTGAGGCCCCTTGGCGGCTGCGTGCAGGGTGGTGGCGGGGGACTGGGGCAGGTGAGGGTGGGGAGCCTAACTGGGCTGGGACCCTGGCCCTCCCCGTCTTCCTGCCCCCAGGTGAGCGTCCACGTGTCCCCAGTGGAGGGGCTGTGCCTGGCCGGGGGTGGAGGGCTCGCCCAGCAGGTGCAGGTGCCCGCGGGCTCTGCCCGGCCCGTTGGCTTCTCTGTGGTGCCCATCGCAGCTGCTGCCGTGTCCCTGAAGGTGATGGCTCGAGGATCCTTTGATTTCCCTGTGGGGGACACAATATCTAAGATTCTACAAGTCGAGGTGAATGGAACACCCTTGAATCTAGGTCCCCAGCTCCCAGATTCATCCCCTGCTCTGGCCCTCTCCCTGCAACAGGGCTGAGGCCACCCCCAAACCCAATGCTTTGGTCCATTGCACTTTCCATAATCCTGGCCCCACTGTGTCCCTGAAGTTCCAACTGCAAGTCCTGAGGAGTGTGCGCTGGGAGGGGCAGGCTGTAGCCTCTCACAGCTCCGTTTCCCCTCCACAGAGAGAAGGGGCCCTTCACAGGGAGGAAATAGTCTATGAACTCAACCCCCTGGGTGAGTGACCTCCACTCACAGACAGCAGTgtcctggaggtgggaggggacagagggCGTGGGCAGCAGGACAGACCGCTGACTCCCATCATCTTCCCAGACCCCCGAGGCTGGACCTTGGAAATTCCTGGCAACTCTGATCCCAATATTATCCCTGAAGGAGATTTCAAGAGTTTCGTCAGAGTCACAGGTGGGCGTGTCCTCCAGTCCCTTCCCAGGGGCTTCTCTTGGATTCATGGGAAACCTGGGAATTTCTGTTTGATCCTGAGACTCCATGACCCTCCGACCCTGGCCCCCGGACCTGCTCTCTGACCCTCCATCGTGTCCCTCCCCATAGCCTCGGATCCACTGGAAGGGTTGGGCTCTGAGGGGGCCTTGTCACCGGGAGGCCTGTCCTCCCTCCTGAGGCTTCCCCAAGGCTGCGCGGAACAAACCATGACCCTGTTGGCTCCAACACTGGCTGCTTCCCGCTacctggacaagactgagcagtggAGCATGCTGCCCCTGAGACCAAGGACCACGCTGTGAATATCATCCAGAAAGGTTCTGAGTGTAGCGACTAGCAGGACTGGGGGCCAGGGGAGGGCAATTAATGGAAGCTGGGCAGCCCGGGTGGTCAGAGCAGGGAAGAGAGATTCGGTCCCCAGTGGAAATGTTGAGCGTAGCCTGGCCACAGCAGTAGGGAAGTGGGTGTGATCTCAGCTGCCTCTCCCCTCCAAGGCTACACGTGGATCCAGGAGTTTCGAAAAAGAGATGGTTCCTACGGGGCTTGGTTACATTGGGACAGTAGCACCTGGTGAGTTTGGGGGAGTGTCCTGGGTGTATGGAAGGGGCCAGGGCTGGTGGGGGCAGAGCCAGCTACTATGGGAGGGTAAATAGCCAGGAGCCACCAGGAGTGGGGCCTCCCCTTTATCGGGACCAGTGGTTATCCCTAGCAATGCCTTCTTCTCCTCTAGGCTCACGGCCTTTGTGCTGAAGATACTGAGTTTGGCCCAGGATCAGGTGGGCGGCTCTGCTAAAAAGCTGCAGGAGACGGCCACGTGGCTGCTGTCGCAGCAACGGGATGATGGCTCATTCCATGACCCCTGTCCTGTTATCCACAGGGAAATGCAGGTATGGGGCTGGGAGGCTGGGCCAAGGGCATAGGAGGGAAGAgtagccctgcccctccccactcatGGTTGGTGCCTCCTTTTCTGCCCACTTCAACCAGGGAGGCTTAGTGGGAAGCGATGAGACTGTGGCGCTCACGGCTCTTGTGGTCATTGCCCTTCACCACAGGCTGGCGGTCCTCCCAGACAAGCATTCTGAGCACTTGAGTAGAGTGGTAAGGCAGCTATGTGTCTGCCCTTCGCTGATCCCTTTCCTCTCAGAAGCCCAGTCCACAGATCTCCCCCAACTTTCTCCAGGAAAATTCCTTCTCAAGAGTAAACACCTTCTTGGGTGCGAAAGTAACCTCTGGGCTCCTGGGCTCCCACGCCTCCGCCATCACGGCCTATACCCTGTTGCTGACCGAGGCCCTCGAGGACCTGCGGAGAGTTGCCCACAACAACCTCATGGCCATGGCCAAGGACATCGGTGGTGAGGGGGTCCTGGCAGTGAACCTGAGGCTTGGGAGAGCGAGACCCCTGAGCATGTCCAAAGGGAGAAACGGAATGAATGGAGGCCCTCGGAGGGAATCAGAGCATAAGCAGGGGTTACTGGGAAATTAGGAGAGATAAAGGGGGGGCGTCAAAGGGTCAGATGACTAAGATCCTCCCCTGTTCACCTGTGGGTCTCCTTTCACTCCAGATAAGCTGTACTGGGGCTCAGTCACCACTTCTCCAAGCAACGTCCTATCACCCACTCCGGCTCCACGTAGCCCAGCAGACCCCATTCCCCAGGCTCCGGCCCTGTGGATTGAAACCACGGCCTACGGCCTGCTACACCTGCTGCTATGGGAGGGCAAGGCTGAGTTGGCCGACCAGGCTGCATCCTGGCTGACCCGCCAGGGCAGCTTCCAAGGGGGATTCCGCAGCACCCAGGTAGGGGCTGTCCTGGGGTTCTAGGGTGGCTGGTCCTGAGCCCGAGTACCTGAGTCCCGGCCCATTTGCCCCAGGACACTGTTGTGGCTCTGGACGCCCTGTCTGCGTACTGGATTGCGTCCCACACCGCCGAGGAGAAGGGGCTCAACGTGACCCTGAGCTCCTTGGGCCGCAGTGGGCTCAAGTCCCACGTGTTGCAGCTGACCAACCACCAAGTCCacaggctggaggaggagctgcagGTGAACCATGCCCTCACCTGGGTGACCGGGACACCTGGGCCTCCCTCGGCCAGGCCAGAAGCCATCCCATCTTCCTCACCCCTGCTGAATCCCTATGGCCCCTCTTTCTGATAACAGACTGATAAGTCTGTGGGAAGACTTACTGGCTCTGTGAGCTGTAGCAAGTCACCCAACCTCTGAGCTTCATTGATCTGATCTAAAAATGATCCATGCAGAATCTACAGAGGGTTTAGGAGATGGTGGAGAGAGAATGCAGGTGAAAGTAGAAAGTGTTGAgaagagaggtggggagaggaggtggagTTATTTTGGTGGAGGAGGTAAGTTGAAGCAACAGTGTGCCCTTCTGACATCTCTTTCCCTTTTGTGCTTGTGAAAGTTTTCCCTGGGAAGCAAGATTAACGTGGAGGTGAGAGGAAACAGCAAAGGAACCTTGAAGGTGAGAGCTGGTGGCACTGGGCAGGCAGGCCCATCAGGGTGAAGCCGGGGTGTTGAGTGGGAGACCTGCGGGCAGAGCTCATGgtctgggcaggaggaagaggcccCTGGGTTGCGGTTGCCTGTGCTCTGTCCTGGGCAGGTGCCCCTCACTCTGCTCTGCCCTCTTTCTGGGCACCTGTGGTCCCCTTCAGCCCTCAGTGCTGATGCTCAAACACTTGGCCCCTCAAGCCAAGTGTCTCCCCTGAGCTCTGAGCCCCTGTGTCCCACAGCACCTTAGACGTGGTTGAGCCCCaaaccccttcctcctcctgtgtctccttgtcTGACTGACAGTGTCCCTTCCATACAGGAGCCCAGCTGCCACTGCAGAGGCCATCTTAGTGCCCCCTGCTCCATCCTAAGCCTATCCTCATGACCCCAGTAACTCCTCGTCTGCTTTCACCCCAGCCATGCCCACCTCCCCAGCAGGACAGGTCCTTGCATCTATACACATCTCCTGGCCCTGAATGTCCTTCAGGTGCTTCTTGTCCCCCATGACACACTCATTCTCCTCCTCCAAGCTTCTCCTGGCAGCCATTCCTGAACTTTTCTCTGTAGCTTCTTCAGTGCATGTGTACAGTGCCTGCCCCCATGCCAGGACCCTGCTCTGCTCTCTTTCTCACCCAACACCTCGGCTCCTTTGTATTTTTGGACTGGTCTGGGAGGTGGATGGGAATGGGCAGAGGGCCTCGAAGCTCTTAGCCCAGGAGCTAAGGGGTCCAGAGCCTTCCATGTGGCTCTGGAGAGAGGTCTGTGGCCCCAAAGGTCCCAtgtccccttcccaccccttgTTGAGCCAGGTCCTTTGCAACTACAATGTCATGGACATGACGAACACGACCCGCCAGGGTCTTCAGATTGAAGTGACGGTCATGGGCCACGTCGAGTACACGAGTGAGTGTTGGGGTCACAGGCTGTGGGTCTCTGAGGGGGTGGTGCCAGGGCTGAGCCACAGTGCTGTCCCCTCGCAGTAGAGGCGGAGGAGGACTACGAGGACTAAAGTAGGAGGACTGTCCAGCCGGGGATGACCCCGAGGCCCACTCCCGGCCCATGACACCTCTAAATCTGTTTGACAGGTGGAGGAACTACTGTAAGACAGAGGCTGCCAAGGCGGCCAACGAACTGGAACCCAGGGTGCATCCAGTGAACCAGGCAGGGGGACCCAGACAACAGGCACGTGTCTCCACAGGCAAGTCTGCGAAGGTGGGGCTGTCAGGCATGGCCATTACGGACATCACCCTCCTGAGTGGATTCCACGCCCTGCGGGCTGACCTGGAGACGGTGTGACCAGCCACCCA
This genomic interval from Bos taurus isolate L1 Dominette 01449 registration number 42190680 breed Hereford chromosome 23, ARS-UCD2.0, whole genome shotgun sequence contains the following:
- the LOC781663 gene encoding LOW QUALITY PROTEIN: complement C4-A-like (The sequence of the model RefSeq protein was modified relative to this genomic sequence to represent the inferred CDS: inserted 4 bases in 3 codons; deleted 1 base in 1 codon; substituted 2 bases at 2 genomic stop codons), whose protein sequence is MRLLWGLIWASCFFALSLQKPRLLLFSPSVVRIGVPXSMAVKLQDAPSGQMVRGSVFLRNPSHVNELCSPKVDFSLSSDRDFILLNVPIPQEQARVCRLHLLRRAPEVQLMVQSSWLRDSLSKQTDMQGVNLLFSSRRGHLFLQTDQPVYNPGQPVRYRVFALDQKMRPATDIPMVMVENSQGFHVXKREVFAPSSIFQDNFVILDISEPAMXKISARFSDSLDSNSSTQXKVKKYVLPNFEVKIIPENPYILTTPGFLSDIQVIIQARYIYGKPVQGVAYVRFGLLGEDGEKTFLRGLESQTKLVDGQCQISLQKAEFQGVLEKLNISTDDLPGLRLYVAAAVIESPGGEMEEAELTSWRFVSSPFSLDLSKTKQQLIPGVPFLLQALVRDMSGSPASGIPVKVSAKLFSGSTSKNRDFEQNTDGSGQVIVSIGVPRTISEVQLSVSASSPYPAVGSLTVKALVSRSSGFLSIEWQNPRPLKVGETLNLNLPAVGISGSFSYFYYMIVSRDQIVSVHREPRSHLTSISMFVDHHLVPSFHLVAFYYHGGVPVANSLRVDVQAGGCEGKLELNVDSSKAYRPGDTVKLNLKTESRALVALGAVDTALYAVGGKSHKPLDMVKVFEAMNSYDLGCGPGGGDTAPQVFKAAGLAFSDGDHRTEIRKSLSCPKESKSRKKRNVNFQKAIHEKLGQYTSPVAKRCCQDGLTRLPMARTCEQWAARVQQPACCEHFLSCCQFAESLRKKARTRGQVGLARAMELLQEEDLIEEDDIPVRSFFPENWLWKVEEVDRFSQLRLLLLDSLTMWEIHGVSLSKTTGLCVATPARLRVFHEFHMHLRLPVSVRRFEQLELRPVLYNYLDSDLTVSVHVSPVEGLCLAGGGGLAQQVQVPAGSARPVGFSVVPIAAAAVSLKVMARGSFDFPVGDTISKILQVEREGALHREEIVYELNPLDPRGWTLEIPGNSDPNIIPEGDFKSFVRVTASDPLEGLGSEGALSPGGLSSLLRLPQGCAEQTMTLLAPTLAASRYLDKTEQWSMLXPETKDHAVNIIQKGYTWIQEFRKRDGSYGAWLHWDSSTWLTAFVLKILSLAQDQVGGSAKKLQETATWLLSQQRDDGSFHDPCPVIHREMQGGLVGSDETVALTALVVIALHHRLAVLPDKHSEHLSRVENSFSRVNTFLGAKVTSGLLGSHASAITAYTLLLTEALEDLRRVAHNNLMAMAKDIGDKLYWGSVTTSPSNVLSPTPAPRSPADPIPQAPALWIETTAYGLLHLLLWEGKAELADQAASWLTRQGSFQGGFRSTQDTVVALDALSAYWIASHTAEEKGLNVTLSSLGRSGLKSHVLQLTNHQVHRLEEELQFSLGSKINVEVRGNSKGTLKVLCNYNVMDMTNTTRQGLQIEVTVMGHVEYTSGGTTVRQRLPRRPTNWNPGCIQ